A region of Nostoc sp. 'Peltigera membranacea cyanobiont' N6 DNA encodes the following proteins:
- a CDS encoding sulfate ABC transporter substrate-binding protein, which yields MSQSQQSTHLSKLLIERMQSYVMKAWQIIQLSYQHKIRNWLNRHTLQSFVSLFLIGAFLSITVASCSGSSSASKNDVKLKLVSFSVTKAAHDQIIPKFVEKWKQEHNQNVTFEQSYGGSGAQAAAVIAGSQEADIVHLALPLDVNKISLAGLIKTGWETKAPRSGIVSRSVAAIVTREGNPKGINTWADLAKDGVKVIAANPKTSGIAIWEFLAFWGSVTLNGGDEATALDYVTKVYKNTPILTKDAREASDLFFQKNQGDVLINYENEVILAGKNGNKLPYVVPQVNISIDNPVAVVDKNVDKHGTREIAQAFVDFLYSTEAQREFAKLQYRPVNPTVTQEVASQYQPIQTLFTSQDLGGWDIIQKKFFGDGAIFDKVQSASKA from the coding sequence ATGAGCCAGTCGCAACAATCAACACATTTAAGCAAATTACTAATTGAGAGAATGCAGTCTTATGTCATGAAAGCTTGGCAGATCATACAACTCTCATATCAACACAAAATTAGAAATTGGTTGAATAGACACACTCTACAAAGCTTTGTGAGCCTGTTTCTAATAGGTGCTTTTTTGAGTATCACAGTTGCCTCCTGCTCTGGAAGCAGTTCAGCTAGCAAAAATGATGTTAAGCTGAAACTCGTTTCTTTCTCTGTCACCAAAGCGGCTCATGACCAAATAATTCCCAAATTCGTAGAAAAGTGGAAGCAAGAACATAACCAAAACGTCACATTTGAGCAAAGTTATGGTGGTTCTGGCGCTCAAGCGGCGGCTGTGATTGCTGGTTCGCAAGAAGCAGATATAGTACATTTGGCACTTCCCCTAGATGTCAACAAAATTTCTCTTGCAGGTTTGATTAAAACGGGTTGGGAAACCAAAGCTCCCAGAAGTGGTATTGTTAGTAGATCGGTTGCTGCGATCGTTACCCGCGAAGGCAATCCCAAAGGTATAAATACTTGGGCAGACTTAGCAAAAGATGGCGTGAAAGTGATTGCGGCGAACCCAAAAACTTCTGGTATTGCTATCTGGGAATTCTTGGCTTTTTGGGGTTCGGTAACTCTAAATGGAGGTGACGAAGCCACAGCCTTAGATTACGTGACTAAAGTTTATAAAAATACTCCTATTCTGACGAAAGATGCTCGTGAAGCTAGCGATTTATTTTTTCAAAAAAATCAGGGTGATGTCTTAATCAACTACGAGAACGAGGTAATTTTAGCAGGTAAAAATGGAAATAAATTACCTTATGTTGTACCCCAAGTCAATATTTCCATTGATAATCCTGTAGCTGTAGTTGATAAAAACGTTGATAAACACGGTACAAGGGAAATTGCCCAAGCATTTGTTGATTTTCTTTACTCTACAGAAGCCCAACGCGAATTTGCTAAATTACAATATCGTCCTGTGAACCCCACTGTCACCCAAGAAGTAGCATCACAATATCAGCCAATTCAAACTTTATTCACATCTCAAGATTTAGGTGGCTGGGATATTATTCAGAAAAAGTTTTTTGGAGATGGAGCAATTTTTGATAAAGTTCAATCTGCCAGCAAAGCATGA
- a CDS encoding type II toxin-antitoxin system VapC family toxin — MHSEVFLDTSFAIALSAPSDRLHDRALHLAKMLQAAETRLVTTQAVMLEIGNALSQQPYRQAAITLLNSLVADSKVEIVPLSQELYERAFELYREQTEKEWGFVDCVSFIVMQYSGITEALTADEHFQQAGFRALLRENLP, encoded by the coding sequence ATGCATTCTGAAGTCTTTCTTGATACATCATTTGCCATTGCTTTATCTGCACCGAGCGATCGCTTGCATGACCGAGCCTTACATCTGGCTAAAATGTTACAAGCGGCAGAAACTCGTCTGGTGACAACACAGGCGGTAATGTTGGAAATTGGCAATGCCTTATCCCAACAACCTTATCGCCAAGCGGCAATCACATTATTAAATTCTCTAGTAGCAGACTCCAAAGTAGAAATTGTCCCCCTCTCCCAGGAACTCTACGAACGCGCTTTCGAGTTATATCGGGAACAAACAGAGAAAGAATGGGGATTTGTGGATTGCGTATCTTTTATTGTGATGCAATATAGCGGAATCACTGAAGCCCTGACTGCTGATGAGCATTTTCAACAAGCTGGATTTCGAGCATTACTGCGAGAAAATTTGCCTTAA
- a CDS encoding PstS family phosphate ABC transporter substrate-binding protein: MSFRSKFKDSFLLIFLMIIASSTTACSSSEEKKSQVSIDGAAVGFPISLAVAEEYGKVKPEAKVSVASSGTGGGFSKFCNGDIDIAGASRTIRDEEIKKCQSKNIKFVELPVALDGIAVIANRQNNFAKCLTIKELGKIWGGKSDGKILKWNQVNSKFPNENLKLYAPSSDTGTFDYMTQAVTGKAKNGRTDYTATQNQNLLVQGVSGDATALGYVGISYYIQNQDKLNLVAVESPTGKCEKPVPVDNVIKNIYTPLSRPLFIYVSKKSLDSKPAVKEFVDFYLENSWKWVDSVGYVALPDEAYVKVKRKFATGETGTKFKKAKPGEPITNFI, from the coding sequence ATGAGCTTTCGTAGCAAATTTAAGGATAGCTTTCTCCTCATATTTTTAATGATTATTGCCAGCAGTACCACTGCTTGTAGCAGCAGCGAGGAAAAGAAAAGTCAGGTAAGTATTGATGGTGCAGCTGTCGGTTTTCCTATTTCTTTAGCAGTTGCAGAAGAATACGGTAAAGTCAAACCTGAAGCGAAAGTAAGCGTTGCCTCAAGTGGTACTGGTGGTGGTTTCAGTAAATTTTGTAATGGCGATATTGATATAGCTGGTGCTTCTCGCACCATTAGAGATGAAGAAATCAAAAAATGTCAAAGTAAGAATATTAAATTTGTCGAGTTGCCTGTAGCTTTAGATGGTATCGCCGTGATTGCCAACCGCCAAAATAACTTTGCCAAATGTCTAACTATTAAGGAACTAGGTAAAATTTGGGGCGGGAAATCAGACGGTAAAATCTTGAAATGGAATCAAGTTAATTCTAAGTTTCCTAACGAAAATCTGAAGTTGTATGCTCCATCTTCGGATACGGGAACATTCGATTATATGACTCAAGCTGTGACTGGCAAAGCCAAGAATGGCCGTACAGACTACACTGCCACTCAGAATCAAAACCTTCTCGTACAAGGAGTGTCAGGTGATGCAACAGCTTTGGGTTATGTGGGGATATCCTACTATATTCAAAATCAAGACAAACTGAATCTAGTTGCTGTAGAAAGTCCTACAGGAAAGTGTGAAAAACCCGTTCCGGTGGATAATGTAATTAAAAATATCTATACACCTTTGTCTCGTCCTCTCTTCATCTATGTCAGTAAAAAATCCTTAGATAGTAAGCCAGCAGTCAAAGAATTTGTAGATTTTTATCTAGAAAATTCCTGGAAGTGGGTAGATAGTGTTGGTTATGTGGCACTACCTGATGAAGCTTATGTCAAAGTAAAACGAAAATTTGCTACTGGTGAAACTGGGACAAAGTTTAAAAAAGCAAAACCGGGTGAACCAATCACAAACTTTATTTAA
- a CDS encoding antitoxin family protein produces the protein MVEKITAVFNGKVFYPAEPIALPINTRVRISIEILPPSEHETVSFLQTARSLNLDGPPDWSTNIDKYLYSK, from the coding sequence ATGGTAGAAAAAATCACAGCTGTGTTTAATGGCAAAGTCTTCTATCCGGCTGAACCAATCGCACTGCCAATCAATACCCGCGTGCGAATCAGTATCGAAATTTTACCGCCAAGCGAACACGAAACGGTATCATTTCTGCAAACAGCGCGATCGCTAAACTTAGATGGGCCACCTGACTGGTCTACCAATATAGATAAATACTTGTATAGTAAGTAA